Proteins from one Falco naumanni isolate bFalNau1 chromosome 10, bFalNau1.pat, whole genome shotgun sequence genomic window:
- the TPD52L2 gene encoding tumor protein D54 isoform X13, translating to MESASQDINLNSPNKGLLSDAMTDVPVDSVASGRTSVPEGLTLAEEEELRSELAKVEEEIGTLRQVLAAKERHCGELKRKLGLTPLDGLKQNLSKSWHDVQVSNAYVKTSEKLGEWNDKVTQSDFYKKTQETLSQAGQKTSAALSNVGSVISRKLGDMREFPIPLWLGISKWAHPFSHSFSSYSIRHSISMPAMRNSATFKSFEDRVGTIKSRVVGSRENSTDGLHSPSGAGDKPPQDNAPF from the exons ATGGAGAGCGCGAGCCAGG ATATCAACCTTAACTCTCCCAACAAAGGTCTGCTGTCGGATGCCATGACAGATGTTCCCGTGGATAGCGTGGCTTCGGGCAGGACCTCCGTGCCCGAGGGGCTGACTCTGGCTGAAGAGGAGGAGTTGAGATCTGAGCTTGCCAAG GTTGAAGAAGAAATTGGTACTCTCAGGCAAGTTCTGGCTGCTAAAGAGAGGCACTGTGGAGAGCTGAAGAGGAAGCTAGGTTTGACTCCCTTGGATGGGTTAAAGCAAAACCTGTCAAAAAGCTGGCATGATGTTCAAGTCTCCAATGC TTATGTGAAAACATCTGAGAAACTTGGAGAGTGGAATGACAAAGTGACACAGTCTGACTT ttATAAGAAGACCCAGGAAACCCTTTCCCAGGCAGGACAGAAGACTTCAGCAGCCCTTTCCAATGTAGGTTCCGTTATCAGCAGGAAACTTGGTGACATGAG GGAATTTCCTATTCCACTGTGGCTGGGAATATCCAAGTG GGCTCACCCTTTCTCGCATTCCTTTAG CAGTTACTCCATCCGCCACTCGATAAGTATGCCAGCGATGAG GAATTCTGCAACCTTCAAGTCATTTGAAGATAGAGTTGGGACCATAAAG TCCAGagtggtgggcagcagggaaaATAGCACTGATGGCCTCCACTCCCCCTCGGGAGCTGGAGACAAGCCTCCACAAGATAACGCTCCTTTCTAG
- the TPD52L2 gene encoding tumor protein D54 isoform X14 — MESASQDINLNSPNKGLLSDAMTDVPVDSVASGRTSVPEGLTLAEEEELRSELAKVEEEIGTLRQVLAAKERHCGELKRKLGLTPLDGLKQNLSKSWHDVQVSNAYVKTSEKLGEWNDKVTQSDFYKKTQETLSQAGQKTSAALSNVGSVISRKLGDMRAHPFSHSFSSYSIRHSISMPAMRNSATFKSFEDRVGTIKSRVVGSRENSTDGLHSPSGAGDKPPQDNAPF; from the exons ATGGAGAGCGCGAGCCAGG ATATCAACCTTAACTCTCCCAACAAAGGTCTGCTGTCGGATGCCATGACAGATGTTCCCGTGGATAGCGTGGCTTCGGGCAGGACCTCCGTGCCCGAGGGGCTGACTCTGGCTGAAGAGGAGGAGTTGAGATCTGAGCTTGCCAAG GTTGAAGAAGAAATTGGTACTCTCAGGCAAGTTCTGGCTGCTAAAGAGAGGCACTGTGGAGAGCTGAAGAGGAAGCTAGGTTTGACTCCCTTGGATGGGTTAAAGCAAAACCTGTCAAAAAGCTGGCATGATGTTCAAGTCTCCAATGC TTATGTGAAAACATCTGAGAAACTTGGAGAGTGGAATGACAAAGTGACACAGTCTGACTT ttATAAGAAGACCCAGGAAACCCTTTCCCAGGCAGGACAGAAGACTTCAGCAGCCCTTTCCAATGTAGGTTCCGTTATCAGCAGGAAACTTGGTGACATGAG GGCTCACCCTTTCTCGCATTCCTTTAG CAGTTACTCCATCCGCCACTCGATAAGTATGCCAGCGATGAG GAATTCTGCAACCTTCAAGTCATTTGAAGATAGAGTTGGGACCATAAAG TCCAGagtggtgggcagcagggaaaATAGCACTGATGGCCTCCACTCCCCCTCGGGAGCTGGAGACAAGCCTCCACAAGATAACGCTCCTTTCTAG
- the TPD52L2 gene encoding tumor protein D54 isoform X18, producing the protein MESASQDINLNSPNKGLLSDAMTDVPVDSVASGRTSVPEGLTLAEEEELRSELAKVEEEIGTLRQVLAAKERHCGELKRKLGLTPLDGLKQNLSKSWHDVQVSNAYVKTSEKLGEWNDKVTQSDFYKKTQETLSQAGQKTSAALSNVGSVISRKLGDMRNSATFKSFEDRVGTIKSRVVGSRENSTDGLHSPSGAGDKPPQDNAPF; encoded by the exons ATGGAGAGCGCGAGCCAGG ATATCAACCTTAACTCTCCCAACAAAGGTCTGCTGTCGGATGCCATGACAGATGTTCCCGTGGATAGCGTGGCTTCGGGCAGGACCTCCGTGCCCGAGGGGCTGACTCTGGCTGAAGAGGAGGAGTTGAGATCTGAGCTTGCCAAG GTTGAAGAAGAAATTGGTACTCTCAGGCAAGTTCTGGCTGCTAAAGAGAGGCACTGTGGAGAGCTGAAGAGGAAGCTAGGTTTGACTCCCTTGGATGGGTTAAAGCAAAACCTGTCAAAAAGCTGGCATGATGTTCAAGTCTCCAATGC TTATGTGAAAACATCTGAGAAACTTGGAGAGTGGAATGACAAAGTGACACAGTCTGACTT ttATAAGAAGACCCAGGAAACCCTTTCCCAGGCAGGACAGAAGACTTCAGCAGCCCTTTCCAATGTAGGTTCCGTTATCAGCAGGAAACTTGGTGACATGAG GAATTCTGCAACCTTCAAGTCATTTGAAGATAGAGTTGGGACCATAAAG TCCAGagtggtgggcagcagggaaaATAGCACTGATGGCCTCCACTCCCCCTCGGGAGCTGGAGACAAGCCTCCACAAGATAACGCTCCTTTCTAG
- the TPD52L2 gene encoding tumor protein D54 isoform X17 → MESASQDINLNSPNKGLLSDAMTDVPVDSVASGRTSVPEGLTLAEEEELRSELAKVEEEIGTLRQVLAAKERHCGELKRKLGLTPLDGLKQNLSKSWHDVQVSNAYKKTQETLSQAGQKTSAALSNVGSVISRKLGDMRAHPFSHSFSSYSIRHSISMPAMRNSATFKSFEDRVGTIKSRVVGSRENSTDGLHSPSGAGDKPPQDNAPF, encoded by the exons ATGGAGAGCGCGAGCCAGG ATATCAACCTTAACTCTCCCAACAAAGGTCTGCTGTCGGATGCCATGACAGATGTTCCCGTGGATAGCGTGGCTTCGGGCAGGACCTCCGTGCCCGAGGGGCTGACTCTGGCTGAAGAGGAGGAGTTGAGATCTGAGCTTGCCAAG GTTGAAGAAGAAATTGGTACTCTCAGGCAAGTTCTGGCTGCTAAAGAGAGGCACTGTGGAGAGCTGAAGAGGAAGCTAGGTTTGACTCCCTTGGATGGGTTAAAGCAAAACCTGTCAAAAAGCTGGCATGATGTTCAAGTCTCCAATGC ttATAAGAAGACCCAGGAAACCCTTTCCCAGGCAGGACAGAAGACTTCAGCAGCCCTTTCCAATGTAGGTTCCGTTATCAGCAGGAAACTTGGTGACATGAG GGCTCACCCTTTCTCGCATTCCTTTAG CAGTTACTCCATCCGCCACTCGATAAGTATGCCAGCGATGAG GAATTCTGCAACCTTCAAGTCATTTGAAGATAGAGTTGGGACCATAAAG TCCAGagtggtgggcagcagggaaaATAGCACTGATGGCCTCCACTCCCCCTCGGGAGCTGGAGACAAGCCTCCACAAGATAACGCTCCTTTCTAG
- the TPD52L2 gene encoding tumor protein D54 isoform X16, translating to MESASQDINLNSPNKGLLSDAMTDVPVDSVASGRTSVPEGLTLAEEEELRSELAKVEEEIGTLRQVLAAKERHCGELKRKLGLTPLDGLKQNLSKSWHDVQVSNAYVKTSEKLGEWNDKVTQSDFYKKTQETLSQAGQKTSAALSNVGSVISRKLGDMSSYSIRHSISMPAMRNSATFKSFEDRVGTIKSRVVGSRENSTDGLHSPSGAGDKPPQDNAPF from the exons ATGGAGAGCGCGAGCCAGG ATATCAACCTTAACTCTCCCAACAAAGGTCTGCTGTCGGATGCCATGACAGATGTTCCCGTGGATAGCGTGGCTTCGGGCAGGACCTCCGTGCCCGAGGGGCTGACTCTGGCTGAAGAGGAGGAGTTGAGATCTGAGCTTGCCAAG GTTGAAGAAGAAATTGGTACTCTCAGGCAAGTTCTGGCTGCTAAAGAGAGGCACTGTGGAGAGCTGAAGAGGAAGCTAGGTTTGACTCCCTTGGATGGGTTAAAGCAAAACCTGTCAAAAAGCTGGCATGATGTTCAAGTCTCCAATGC TTATGTGAAAACATCTGAGAAACTTGGAGAGTGGAATGACAAAGTGACACAGTCTGACTT ttATAAGAAGACCCAGGAAACCCTTTCCCAGGCAGGACAGAAGACTTCAGCAGCCCTTTCCAATGTAGGTTCCGTTATCAGCAGGAAACTTGGTGACATGAG CAGTTACTCCATCCGCCACTCGATAAGTATGCCAGCGATGAG GAATTCTGCAACCTTCAAGTCATTTGAAGATAGAGTTGGGACCATAAAG TCCAGagtggtgggcagcagggaaaATAGCACTGATGGCCTCCACTCCCCCTCGGGAGCTGGAGACAAGCCTCCACAAGATAACGCTCCTTTCTAG
- the TPD52L2 gene encoding tumor protein D54 isoform X19: MESASQDINLNSPNKGLLSDAMTDVPVDSVASGRTSVPEGLTLAEEEELRSELAKVEEEIGTLRQVLAAKERHCGELKRKLGLTPLDGLKQNLSKSWHDVQVSNAYKKTQETLSQAGQKTSAALSNVGSVISRKLGDMSSYSIRHSISMPAMRNSATFKSFEDRVGTIKSRVVGSRENSTDGLHSPSGAGDKPPQDNAPF, from the exons ATGGAGAGCGCGAGCCAGG ATATCAACCTTAACTCTCCCAACAAAGGTCTGCTGTCGGATGCCATGACAGATGTTCCCGTGGATAGCGTGGCTTCGGGCAGGACCTCCGTGCCCGAGGGGCTGACTCTGGCTGAAGAGGAGGAGTTGAGATCTGAGCTTGCCAAG GTTGAAGAAGAAATTGGTACTCTCAGGCAAGTTCTGGCTGCTAAAGAGAGGCACTGTGGAGAGCTGAAGAGGAAGCTAGGTTTGACTCCCTTGGATGGGTTAAAGCAAAACCTGTCAAAAAGCTGGCATGATGTTCAAGTCTCCAATGC ttATAAGAAGACCCAGGAAACCCTTTCCCAGGCAGGACAGAAGACTTCAGCAGCCCTTTCCAATGTAGGTTCCGTTATCAGCAGGAAACTTGGTGACATGAG CAGTTACTCCATCCGCCACTCGATAAGTATGCCAGCGATGAG GAATTCTGCAACCTTCAAGTCATTTGAAGATAGAGTTGGGACCATAAAG TCCAGagtggtgggcagcagggaaaATAGCACTGATGGCCTCCACTCCCCCTCGGGAGCTGGAGACAAGCCTCCACAAGATAACGCTCCTTTCTAG
- the TPD52L2 gene encoding tumor protein D54 isoform X20 produces the protein MESASQDINLNSPNKGLLSDAMTDVPVDSVASGRTSVPEGLTLAEEEELRSELAKVEEEIGTLRQVLAAKERHCGELKRKLGLTPLDGLKQNLSKSWHDVQVSNAYKKTQETLSQAGQKTSAALSNVGSVISRKLGDMRNSATFKSFEDRVGTIKSRVVGSRENSTDGLHSPSGAGDKPPQDNAPF, from the exons ATGGAGAGCGCGAGCCAGG ATATCAACCTTAACTCTCCCAACAAAGGTCTGCTGTCGGATGCCATGACAGATGTTCCCGTGGATAGCGTGGCTTCGGGCAGGACCTCCGTGCCCGAGGGGCTGACTCTGGCTGAAGAGGAGGAGTTGAGATCTGAGCTTGCCAAG GTTGAAGAAGAAATTGGTACTCTCAGGCAAGTTCTGGCTGCTAAAGAGAGGCACTGTGGAGAGCTGAAGAGGAAGCTAGGTTTGACTCCCTTGGATGGGTTAAAGCAAAACCTGTCAAAAAGCTGGCATGATGTTCAAGTCTCCAATGC ttATAAGAAGACCCAGGAAACCCTTTCCCAGGCAGGACAGAAGACTTCAGCAGCCCTTTCCAATGTAGGTTCCGTTATCAGCAGGAAACTTGGTGACATGAG GAATTCTGCAACCTTCAAGTCATTTGAAGATAGAGTTGGGACCATAAAG TCCAGagtggtgggcagcagggaaaATAGCACTGATGGCCTCCACTCCCCCTCGGGAGCTGGAGACAAGCCTCCACAAGATAACGCTCCTTTCTAG